The DNA sequence CCGAAGCCGGTCGCCGACCGCGACACGCAGCCGTTCTGGGACGCCGTCGCCGAGCACGGACTGGTCGTTCAACGCTGCGACTCGTGCGAAGCCTGGATCTGGCAGCCGCGCCCGATCTGCCCGCGGTGTCACGGCAACGCGCTCACCTGGACCAACGTGAGCGGCGCCGGGCGGGTCGTGTCGTGGACCGCGTTGCATCCGCCGGTGCTCGCCGTGTGGGCGGACAAGCTGCCGCTCGTGATCCTGCTCGTCGAGCTCCACGACGCGCCCGGCGTGCGGATGATCGGGCAGCTCGTCGACGACGCCGGCGAGTTGCTGCGCACGAACGGCGAGCCCGAGGGGATCACGTTCGGTGCGCCGGTCGCGCTCCGATGGCGGGTGGACGAGGCGGGCCAGACGCTGCCGGGGTGGACGCCTGCCTGATGAGGCTGCCTGCGTCGCAACCTTCTCGGCCACAAACGCCGTTCGGCAGCTCGATACCCGCGTCAACTGAAACACCGTAGCCGACGGCTTCACTAACGACTACCGATCAGCCCGAGGGCGGCAAGATTAGCTGCGTCGAGGGCAACATGAAGCCAGACTAAAGCGATTAGCGAAACGTGGACGGCGCTACGTCGGACTCGGACAGACTGTACTCACGGGAATCAGTCGCTGCTGCGGCGCATCCGAACGGCGACGATGGCAG is a window from the Actinomycetota bacterium genome containing:
- a CDS encoding zinc ribbon domain-containing protein; the protein is PKPVADRDTQPFWDAVAEHGLVVQRCDSCEAWIWQPRPICPRCHGNALTWTNVSGAGRVVSWTALHPPVLAVWADKLPLVILLVELHDAPGVRMIGQLVDDAGELLRTNGEPEGITFGAPVALRWRVDEAGQTLPGWTPA